A portion of the Plodia interpunctella isolate USDA-ARS_2022_Savannah chromosome 4, ilPloInte3.2, whole genome shotgun sequence genome contains these proteins:
- the LOC128669579 gene encoding protein krueppel-like — protein sequence MALSLQSAQNSRGVSVRPLSAMRQESLPMLAERLLATRAAALVAGLPAELYSGALLAAWPPSPPAPLLPPPELERSRKRRRTFKLEDTTATAPPSPPSSGSSPGAADPPRDKLFTCKVCSRSFGYKHVLQNHERTHTGEKPFECGECHKRFTRDHHLKTHLRLHTGEKPYSCPHCPRHFVQVANLRRHLRVHTGERPYACARCPARFSDSNQLKAHALVHEGDAPFACRCGARFRRRQAAALHRCAGAGCEPDTASPPAAAAPDWRWDEWPEQTEPEDLSLPRRPATPDSPTDLRVHSA from the exons ATGGCCTTGTCTCTGCAGTCGGCGCAGAATTCCAGAG GTGTTTCGGTAAGGCCGCTATCAGCAATGCGCCAAGAATCACTTCCGATGCTAGCAGAGCGACTGCTGGCGACGCGCGCGGCCGCGTTGGTAGCGGGGCTGCCCGCCGAGCTGTACTCGGGGGCGCTGCTGGCTGCCTGGCCGCCCTCGCCCCCCGCGCCACTGCTACCGCCGCCAGAACTAGAGCGCTCGCGCAAGAGAAGACGCACCTTCAAGTTAGAGGACACCACCGCCACGGCGCCCCCTTCCCCGCCATCCTCCGGCTCCTCTCCCGGAGCTGCAGACCCACCTCGAGATAAACTCTTCACCTGCAAGGTCTGCTCTCGCTCGTTTGGATATAAACATGTTCTTCAAAACCACGAGCGTACTCACACGGGGGAGAAACCTTTCGAATGTGGAGAATGTCACAAGCGTTTCACACGTGATCATCATCTAAAGACCCATCTCCGTCTACACACAGGAGAAAAACCATACAGCTGTCCACATTGCCCGCGTCATTTCGTGCAAGTCGCTAATCTTCGTCGACACCTGCGCGTTCACACCGGGGAGCGTCCTTATGCCTGCGCCCGCTGTCCAGCACGTTTCTCAGACTCCAATCAACTGAAGGCGCATGCCCTGGTTCATGAAGGAGACGCGCCGTTCGCCTGCCGGTGCGGCGCGCGGTTCAGACGGCGGCAAGCGGCGGCGCTGCACCGGTGCGCGGGCGCCGGCTGCGAGCCCGACACGGCCAGCCCGCCGGCCGCGGCCGCGCCGGACTGGCGCTGGGACGAGTGGCCCGAGCAGACCGAGCCCGAGGACCTGTCGCTGCCGCGGAGGCCGGCCACGCCGGACTCGCCCACCGACCTGCGCGTGCACTCCGCGTAG
- the CysRS gene encoding cysteine--tRNA ligase, cytoplasmic produces the protein MSKRLQPSWSPPPTTNKRPTLKLFNSLTRQKEEFVCSNGNHVNWYSCGPTVYDASHMGHARSYISFDILRRVMSDYFGYDILYVMNITDIDDKIIKRARQNYLFEKYVQETRSLNVTIDDATSVANYYEEVVKQTGDPDKKIAMQKMLDNVASAVKNLKSCVEEKDDEKIKVAKCELLKSAKDPISDWLDSKFGATVTDNAIFTALPRHWENEFHNDMKSLNVLPPDVLTRVSEYVPQIITYIQKIIDNGLAYESNGSVYFNVAEFDSRDQHHYARLVPEAYGDTKSLQEGEGDLSDDSNEKRSPNDFALWKRSKAGEPSWASPWGAGRPGWHIECSAMASDVCGHKLDIHTGGVDLKFPHHDNELAQSEAHYDEPGWVNYFLHTGHLTIAGCKMSKSLKNFVTISDALQRYTARQLRIAFLLHGWKDTLDYSDNTMEMAIQTEKLFNEFFLTVKDAVRSGYGAGCGGGWAPAERALAARLAAVRERVHAALCDNIDTRTAVDALRDLVGAAHVFLRQSSPHNAPLLVTAARYVTDILHIFGAVEGPRGGIGFPISDTDNVSVEEIVMPYLEALSTFRAEVREAARAARVRDVLAACDALRDRVLPGLGVRLEDKADRTVVKLVSKEELMKEREEKKRVEAEKQRKKQELLEAQRAKEEQKKIPPSEMFRREADKYSKFDDKGLPTHDHEGKELSKGLVKKLQKLQLAQEKKYNEYLSSVNAC, from the exons ATGTCGAAAAGATTGCAACCTAGTTGGTCCCCGCCTCCTACTACGAATAAGCGACCTACTTTAAAACTATTCAATAGTTTAACTCGCCAGAAAGAAGAGTTTGTATGCTCCAATGGAAATCATGTAAATTGGTACAGCTGTGGACCTACAGTGTATGATGCTTCCCACATGGGTCACGCCAG GTCTTACATATCTTTTGATATATTGAGAAGAGTTATGTCAGATTATTTTGGATATgacattttgtatgtaatgaatatcactgatatagatgacaaGATAATAAAGAGGGCAAGACAGAATTATTTGTTTGAGAAATATGTACAAGAAACCAGAAGCCTAAACGTGACCATAGATGATGCAACATCTGTTGCAAATTACTATGAAGAAGTAGTTAAACAGACAGGTGACCCAGACAAAAAGATTGCTATGCAAAAGATGTTAGataa TGTTGCTTCAGCAGTTAAAAACCTAAAATCCTGTGTGGAAGAAAAGgatgatgaaaaaattaaagtagCAAAATGTGAACTGTTGAAATCTGCCAAGGACCCTATATCTGATTGGCTGGACAGTAAGTTTGGAGCTACCGTGACTGACAATGCTATATTTACAGCACTACCAAGACATTGGGAAAATGAATTTCATAATGATATGAAATCGTtaaat gtATTACCTCCAGATGTATTAACAAGAGTGAGTGAATATGTTCCTCAAatcattacatatatacaaaaaattatagataatgGTCTAGCATATGAATCAAATGGGTCTGTTTACTTTAATGTGGCAGAATTTGATAGCAGAGACCAACATCATTACGCTAGATTAGTTCCTGAAGCTTATGGGGACACAAAGTCTTTACAAGAAGGCGAAG GTGATCTCAGCGACGACAGTAATGAAAAGCGTTCACCTAACGACTTTGCTTTGTGGAAGCGCAGCAAAGCGGGCGAGCCGTCGTGGGCGTCGCCGTGGGGCGCGGGCCGGCCGGGCTGGCACATCGAGTGCTCCGCCATGGCCTCCGACGTCTGCGGGCACAAGCTAGACATACACACCGGAGGGGTCGACCTCAAGTTTCCGCATCATGATAACGAATTGGCTCAGAGTGAG GCACACTATGATGAGCCTGGATGGGTGAACTACTTCCTGCACACGGGCCACCTCACTATAGCGGGCTGCAAGATGTCTAAATCCCTAAAGAACTTTGTGACGATATCTGACGCGCTGCAGCGGTACACAGCGCGCCAACTCCGCATAGCCTTCTTGTTGCATGGATGGAAGGACACGCTCGATTACTCTGACAATACCATGGAAATGGCCATACAGACTGAGAAACTTTTCAAT GAGTTTTTCCTGACCGTGAAGGACGCGGTGCGAAGCGGTTACGGCGCGGGGTGCGGCGGCGGGTGGGCGCCGGCGGAGCGCGCGCTCGCCGCTCGCCTCGCCGCTGTTCGCGAACGAGTGCACGCCGCGCTCTGTG ACAACATCGATACACGCACCGCCGTCGACGCGTTACGTGATTTGGTCGGCGCGGCGCACGTGTTCCTCCGCCAGAGTTCGCCGCACAACGCCCCGCTGCTCGTCACCGCCGCTAGATACGTCACTGATATCCTACACATATTCGGCGCGGTTGAAGGCCCCAGGGGCGGCATCGGATTCCCCATTTCTGACACTGATAATGTTTCC GTGGAGGAGATAGTGATGCCGTACCTGGAAGCGCTGAGCACGTTCCGCGCGGAGGTGCGCGaggcggcgcgcgcggcgcgcgtGCGCGACGTGCTGGCCGCGTGCGACGCGCTGCGCGACCGCGTGCTGCCCGGGCTCGGCGTGCGGCTCGAGGATAAGGCGG ATCGCACAGTGGTCAAGCTCGTGAGTAAAGAAGAGctgatgaaagagagagaagagAAGAAGCGAGTAGAAGCAGAGAAGCAGCGTAAGAAACAAGAGTTGTTGGAAGCCCAGCGCGCTAAAGAGGAGCAGAAGAAAATACCTCCCTCGGAAATGTTCCGACGAGAGGCTGACAAATACTCCAAGTTCGACGACAAG GGTTTGCCAACGCATGACCACGAAGGCAAAGAGCTCAGTAAGGGGCTCGTGAAGAAGCTGCAGAAACTGCAACTAGCGCAGGAGAAAAAGTATAACGAGTATTTGAGTTCCGTCAATGCCTGCTGA
- the LOC128669598 gene encoding uncharacterized protein LOC128669598, which produces MTLCICKCLNLTLESDKIEENVDFEKLDLTTAEQRDIFFSEKLVSCPSSTLKTQVAQQALLGQRVVNRWTVYFCLACGLNTHAILHDRPNGPLIVLIAKSTLTTSDQINALRSSSNFSPVFNLLVPGVSSDVEMKENIDTNNRTINSKNMWSGQPVIGNLNMQLRRTLESQLESKLEAVEDSVRQFKDKKYAEYEAYRERAHRDHKILASIVTKAREDNDNDDLKIDTSLDNGPPSPLLPPQQRRRLSSIKDAKKIPQSHVIKRNRNFSQEDDSSDADVLFDLEGMDSQNNANSDQDDYDSDDGSNDEGIQLSRPRGSHTMPDIAHSLPISVPNFDKERSTRRELDDDEVSADIAASIKALARSVHGDMFELPPKRCSTQI; this is translated from the exons ATGACCCTGtgtatttgtaaatgtttaaaCCTAACATTGGAGAgtgataaaattgaagaaaatgttgattttgaGAAGTTGGATCTAACAACTGCGGAACAAagggatatttttttcagtgag AAACTGGTTTCATGTCCCAGTAGTACTTTGAAGACACAGGTGGCACAGCAGGCCCTGCTAGGCCAGCGTGTTGTTAACCGCTGGACGGTATACTTCTGTTTGGCCTGTGGCCTCAACACACATGCGATTCTCCATGACCGACCTAATGGACCTTTGATTGTTCTCATTGCTAAATCTACACTT ACTACTTCAGACCAGATCAACGCCTTGCGGAGTTCTAGTAACTTTTCACCAGTGTTCAACTTACTGGTACCAGGAGTCAGCAGTGATGTTGAAATGAAAGAGAACATAGACACAAACAATCGCACAATAAATAGCAAGAATATGTGGTCTGGTCAGCCCGTGATTGGGAATCTAAACATGCAGCTGCGAAGGACATTGGAGTCCCAATTAGAGTCAAAGCTGGAGGCAGTGGAGGACTCAGTTCGACAATTTAAGGATAAGAAATATGCGGAATATGAGGCATACAGAGAAAGAGCACATAGAGATCATAAGATATTAGCTAG catTGTAACAAAGGCCCGTGAAGACAATGATAATGATGACCTTAAAATTGATACAAGTCTGGACAATGGACCTCCCTCCCCACTATTACCTCCTCAACAAAGAAGAAGACTGTCCTCTATCAAAGATGCCAAAAAGATTCCTCAAAGTCATGTAATTAAG CGTAATCGAAATTTCTCACAAGAAGATGATTCATCGGATGCTGATGTTCTTTTTGATTTGGAAGGCATGGATTCTCAGAACAACGCTAATTCAGATCAAGATGATTACGATTCTGATG ACGGCAGTAACGACGAAGGTATCCAGTTGTCGCGGCCGCGCGGCAGTCACACGATGCCGGACATCGCTCACTCGCTCCCCATCTCAGTGCCTAACTTCGACAAGGAACGCTCTACACGCCGGGAATTGGATGACGAT